In the Quercus lobata isolate SW786 chromosome 5, ValleyOak3.0 Primary Assembly, whole genome shotgun sequence genome, one interval contains:
- the LOC115990679 gene encoding uncharacterized protein LOC115990679 yields the protein MLNLSKSGVQVEPIYPFCKDDVESVEHAIFKCDIASGVWKMWEDCPISLMDINRDVSDLAIEIFHQGTQRDLEKFFGVAWRIWLNRNQVIYEEHGVPEAHIWGFAVRMIDDYKDVNGLEAKHKVNKKQQWEPPLEGFYYINMDGAIPLTNGQFGVGMII from the coding sequence ATGCTAAATTTAAGTAAAAGTGGAGTCCAAGTAGAACCTATCTACCCATTCTGTAAAGATGATGTAGAATCTGTTGAGCATGCCATTTTTAAATGTGATATAGCTAGTGGTGTGTGGAAGATGTGGGAGGACTGCCCCATTAGCCTGATGGATATCAATAGGGATGTTTCAGATCTGGCCATTGAAATATTCCACCAAGGAACCCAAAGGGATCTAGAGAAGTTTTTTGGAGTGGCTTGGAGGATTTGGTTGAATAGGAACCAAGTAATTTATGAGGAACATGGAGTACCAGAAGCTCATATTTGGGGGTTTGCAGTTCGTATGATTGATGACTACAAAGATGTAAATGGCTTGGAGGCAAAGCACAAAGTGAACAAGAAGCAACAATGGGAACCTCCTCTAGAGggcttttattatattaatatggATGGAGCCATCCCTTTGACCAATGGACAATTTGGGGTGGGAATGATAATTTGA